CGTCGCGGGCTGCCTGCCGGAGAACGCCATCGTGTCGGTGGAGGGCGGCACGAGTGGCTACCCCTTCTACACCGCGTCGGCTTCGGCCCCCGCCCACACCGTACTGACCAATACCGGCGGTGCCATCGGGCAGGGCCTGCCCTGCGCGCTGGGCGCGGCCATCGCCGCCCCCGACCGGCCGGTCGTCGCGCTGCAGTCCGACGGCAGCGGCCTGTACACCGCGCAGGCACTGTGGACGATGAGCCGCGAGCGGGCGAACGTCGTCGTGCTGGTGGCCGCCAACCACACCTACCAGGTGCTGCGCACCGAACTCGGCCGGCACGGCAACGACGACTTCGGCGCCCAGGCCGCCGCCTTGACCAGTCTGGCCGACCCGCGCGTGAACTGGGTCGCGCTGGCCGGCGCCTTCGGGGTGCCGGCCTCCCGCGCCACCCGCGTCGCCGAACTGCGACAGACCTTCACCGACGCCGTCGCCTCCGGCGGCCCGCACCTGATCGAAATGGCGCTATGACCACAGTGGACATTCCTCCGGCCGTCACTTCCTTCCTGGGTCGCGAACACGGCCTGTTCATCGGCAACGGCTGGCGCCCCGGCGAAACCGGGCAGCGGCTGGTTTCCACCAACCCCGCCACCGGCGAGCCCCTCGCCACCCTGGCCCGCGGCGGTCCGGGCGACGTCGATACCGCTGTCTCGGCGGCCCGCGCCGCGCTGGCCGATCCCGCCTGGCGTGACCTCACTCCGTTACAGCGCGGCGAGCTGCTGCACCGGCTGGCCGAACTCGTCGAAGCGCACGCCGACGAGCTGTCGCTCATCGAGTCGTTGGACAACGGCAAGCCGGTGTCGGTCGCCCGTGCGGTCGACGTCACCACCACGGCGAAGCTTTTCCGCTACTTCTCCGGTTGGCCGAGCAAGTTCGAGGGCTCGACGATCCCGCTGTCGCCGCGGGGCGGGCGGCGGATCCTCAACTACACCGTGCACGAGCCGATCGGTGTCGTGGGCGCGATCGTGCCCTGGAACTTCCCGATGTCGATGGCGTCCTGGAAGCTGGCGCCGGCATTGGCGATGGGCAATGCGGTGGTGCTCAAGCCGGCGGAAGAGACGTCGCTGTCGACGCTGCGGCTCGCCGAACTCGTTGCGGAGGCGGGTTTCCCGCCCGGGGTGCTCAACGTCGTGACCGGAGAGGGCAGTGTCGTCGGTGCCGCGATCGCGGCCCACCCCGGCGTCGACAAGGTGGCGTTCACCGGCTCGACCGAGGTCGGGCGCCTCGTCACGGTCGCCGCCACGGGCAACATGAAGAAGGTCTCCCTCGAACTCGGCGGCAAGTCCCCGCACATCGTCCTGCCCGACGCGGACCCGACAGCCGTCGCGGCCGCGGCGGCCGACGCCATTTTCTTCAACCAGGGCCAGACCTGCACCGCGGGCTCCCGCCTGTACGTGCACTCGGCGATCTACGACGACGTCATGTCCGCGCTCGTCGACCAGGCGAACCGGATCGTCGTCGGCCCCGGGCAGGACCCGGCCAGCCAGATGGGCCCGCTGGTCTCGGCCCGGCAGCTGAACACCGTCGCGTCCTACATCGACTTCGGACTCGACGAAGGGGCCAAGCTCGAGACCGGCGGAGCGCGCCCGGCGGGGCTCGACGACACCTACGCCGGCGGCTACTTCCTCGAGCCGACCGTGCTCACCGAAACGACGCACGCCATGCGCGTGGTCCAGGAAGAGATTTTCGGGCCCGTCTTGGTCGCCATGCGCTGGACCGACGTCGACGACCTGATCGACAAGGCCAACGACACGCCCTACGGCCTGGCCGCCGGCCTGTGGACGAACGACCTGACCCACGCCCACCGGATCGCCGCCGCGATCAAGGCGGGCACCGTGTGGATCAACTGCTACAACCTCACCGACCCGGCTTCGCCGTTCGGTGGCTACAAGCAATCCGGCTGGGGCCGGGAAATGGGCCGCGGTGTGCTCGAGCAGTACACCGAAACCAAGAGCGTCTGGGTGAACCTCTCATGAGCACAACGGAACTGGACGGCCAGATCGCCATCGTGACCGGCGGCGGCCTGGGCATCGGGAAAGCCGTCACCCGGGCGCTGGTGCGGCGGGGCGCGACGGTCGTCATCGCCGCGCGCCGCCTGCCCATCCTCCAGGCGGCCGCGGACGAGATCATGGCCGAGCTCGGCGGAAAGGTCGTGGCCGTCGCCGCCGACACCACCGATACGGAGTCGGTGCTGGCGCTCGCCGAAAGGGCTGCGGACGTCGGCCGGGTCTCGATCCTGGTCAACGGCGCCGCCGCGCCCGCCGGCCTAGTCCGGGACGACGTCGCGAACGCCGATCCCGAAGCCCTGCTCGCCGACCTGGACACCAAGGTCGTGGGCTACTTCCGGTGCGTCAAGGCGGTCGTGCCGCTCATGCGCGCGCACGGCTACGGCCGGATCGTGAACATCGGCGGGCTGACCGGCCGGTCGAGCCACGCCCTCTCCGGGATGCGCAACCTGGCGATCGTGCACATGACCAAGGTGCTGTCCGACCAGCTCGGCCCGGACGGCATCACGATCAACACACTGCACCCCGGCGTCGTGGAAACCGAGCACATCCACGAGCTCTACGCCCGCAACGCCGCCGCCCAGGGCGTCACCGCGGCCCAGGTCGAGCAGAACTTCATCGACCGCACCCCGATCCGGCGCGTGCTCACCGCCGACGAGGTCGCCGACGCCATCTGCTTCTTCGCCTCGCCCGCCACCGGCGGGATTACCGGCGAATCGCTGGGCATCGACGGCGGCCTCACCCGGGGCATCTTCCTCTGACCACTCTTCCGACAGGAGATCATCGATGCAGGGAACCATTCTGGTCGCCACCGCGGGACAGGGTGTGTTGCGCAGCAACGACGACGGCGCGACCTGGAACCGCATCCCCCTCGACCAGGGGCTGGAGTTCGACTCCGTCGTGCGCGCGCTGGCCGTCCACCCCGAGCGACCCGAAGTGATCTTCGCTGGCGCCGAGGTCGGGCTGGGCCGCAGCGACGACGGCGGCACCCGCTGGAACCGCGTCGACTCGCTGTTCAACGACACGCAGGTGTGGTCGATCGCCATCGACCCGAACGATCCGGACAGCATGCTGGTCGGCACCGGTGCGCCGTCCCGCGCCGTCATGTACCGCACCACCGACGGCGGGGGCACCTGGGACCGGCTCTCCCCCGAGCTGCCGGAACGCTGCGCCGGGGTCAGCAAGCCGCGGATCCTCACCGCCGTCTTCGACCACGTCGACGGCAAGTCCGCCTGGTTCGGCGTCGAGGAAGGTGGCCTCTGGCTCACCCGCGACCGCGGTGACACCTGGGACCGCGTCGACAGCCCCGACGGCGTCGCGCCGTCCGACATCCACTGCGTCGTCGTCCTCGACGGGCCGCCCAAGACGATCCTCTGCCTCGTCGTCAACGCCATCTTCGTCAGCCAGGACGACGGCACGACCTGGACCCGCACCGGCACGAAGTCGAGGTGGGGCATCTACTACACCCGCCTGGTCGCCCGCATCCCCGCCAGCAACTCGGTGCTGCTCGGCATCGGCGACGGCACACCGGGCACCAAGACCCGCGTCTTCCGCTCCGACGACCTCGCACAGACCTGGCAGGAATCCACTTTCGACACCCCGCCCAACTCGACGGTCTGGGCGTTCGGCACCCACGCGGGCGACCCGGACCTCGTCTTCGCCGGCACCAAGTACGGCCACCTGTTCCGCTCCACCGACGGCGGCCGCACCTTCGCCAAGGAATGGCGGGAATTCCCCGAGATCACCGACGTGGCTTGGACCCCGGCCGTCGCCGCCGACGCCCCCGCCACCCACTGAAGGAGCACGACATGATCAAACCCGTGGTCGTCCGCACCCACCTTTCCCTGTTCGTGCGCGACCCCGAGGCCTCGGCGGCGTGGTACGCCGACGTACTCGGCCTGGAAGTCACCGCCCGAGGCCCCCAGTGGGTCTTCCTCTCCTTCGGCCGCAAGCACCACGACCTCGCGCTGATCCGCGCCGAGGAGGGCGCGCAGCAGGGCGGCCTGGGTCTGCAGCACTACGGCCTGGAGATCCAGGGCGACGTCGACGACCTGCGCCGCCTGTACGGAATGCTGCTCGACAAGGGCGTCAAGGTGGTCAAAACGACCGACCACAAGGTCGGGATCGGCCTCTACTTCGAGGACCCCGACAGCAACCGGTTCGAGCTGTTCGCCGAAACCGTCACCGACGACGAAGAAGGCCGGCGCATCCTCGGCGAGCACAACGCTCCGAGCGAGCCAGTCGAACTCGAACCCCTCTACCCGTGACCAGGAGGTCCACCCCCATGCCAGTCGTGAACTTCGGTACCTACCACGTCCGGAAGTGGTTCACCCACGTCGAGGACGTGCTCGCCAACGAGACCGGGCAAGCCGCCGACGGATCGGCGGTGCGCCGGATCGTCGTGGCCGCGGCCATTCACAACCCCTATGCCGGTCGCTTCAGCGAGGACCTGAGCGACATCGTCGCCAAGTCGGACGAACTGGGCCGCGAGGTCGGCCGCCGTGCCGTCGAGGCCGCCGGCGGCGAGCCGATCCAGAGCTACGGCAAGGCGTGCGTCGTCGGTGCCCTCGGCGAGTACGAGCACGGCAACGCGTTCCTGACCCAGGTGTTCGCGGACCCGGTGCGCGACGCGGTGGGCGGCGGGAAGTCGTGGGTGCCGTCGACGGGCAAGGTCGGGGCGGCCGGAGCCGTCATCGACATTCCCCTGGCCCACAAGGACGCGCTGTACGTGCGCTCGAACTACGACACGATCTCGATCGGCTTCGGCGACGCGCCCCGCCCGGACGAAGTCGTCATCGCCTTCGCGTTCGCCTCCCGCGGCAGGCTGCACGCCCGCCTGGGCGGCCTCACCGCCACCGAGGTCCGCGGCGAAGACGGCCTGCGCTAGCCCGATGACCGAGCCGACGAGTCACCAGATCGTCCTCAACGGACTGACCAGCCGCTACCTGCGCTGGGGCGACGACCGGACCCCGGCGGTCCTCCTGCTCCACGGCCTGCGCAGTTACGCCCACACGTGGGACGCGGTCGCCCGCGCGTTGAGCAGCACGCACGCGGTGATCGCCCCGGACTTCCGCGGTCGCGGCGACAGCTCGTGGGACCCCGAGCGCGACTACTTCACCAACGCCTACGTCGGCGACCTGG
This genomic window from Amycolatopsis mongoliensis contains:
- a CDS encoding aldehyde dehydrogenase family protein, coding for MTTVDIPPAVTSFLGREHGLFIGNGWRPGETGQRLVSTNPATGEPLATLARGGPGDVDTAVSAARAALADPAWRDLTPLQRGELLHRLAELVEAHADELSLIESLDNGKPVSVARAVDVTTTAKLFRYFSGWPSKFEGSTIPLSPRGGRRILNYTVHEPIGVVGAIVPWNFPMSMASWKLAPALAMGNAVVLKPAEETSLSTLRLAELVAEAGFPPGVLNVVTGEGSVVGAAIAAHPGVDKVAFTGSTEVGRLVTVAATGNMKKVSLELGGKSPHIVLPDADPTAVAAAAADAIFFNQGQTCTAGSRLYVHSAIYDDVMSALVDQANRIVVGPGQDPASQMGPLVSARQLNTVASYIDFGLDEGAKLETGGARPAGLDDTYAGGYFLEPTVLTETTHAMRVVQEEIFGPVLVAMRWTDVDDLIDKANDTPYGLAAGLWTNDLTHAHRIAAAIKAGTVWINCYNLTDPASPFGGYKQSGWGREMGRGVLEQYTETKSVWVNLS
- a CDS encoding SDR family NAD(P)-dependent oxidoreductase; amino-acid sequence: MSTTELDGQIAIVTGGGLGIGKAVTRALVRRGATVVIAARRLPILQAAADEIMAELGGKVVAVAADTTDTESVLALAERAADVGRVSILVNGAAAPAGLVRDDVANADPEALLADLDTKVVGYFRCVKAVVPLMRAHGYGRIVNIGGLTGRSSHALSGMRNLAIVHMTKVLSDQLGPDGITINTLHPGVVETEHIHELYARNAAAQGVTAAQVEQNFIDRTPIRRVLTADEVADAICFFASPATGGITGESLGIDGGLTRGIFL
- a CDS encoding WD40/YVTN/BNR-like repeat-containing protein, whose translation is MQGTILVATAGQGVLRSNDDGATWNRIPLDQGLEFDSVVRALAVHPERPEVIFAGAEVGLGRSDDGGTRWNRVDSLFNDTQVWSIAIDPNDPDSMLVGTGAPSRAVMYRTTDGGGTWDRLSPELPERCAGVSKPRILTAVFDHVDGKSAWFGVEEGGLWLTRDRGDTWDRVDSPDGVAPSDIHCVVVLDGPPKTILCLVVNAIFVSQDDGTTWTRTGTKSRWGIYYTRLVARIPASNSVLLGIGDGTPGTKTRVFRSDDLAQTWQESTFDTPPNSTVWAFGTHAGDPDLVFAGTKYGHLFRSTDGGRTFAKEWREFPEITDVAWTPAVAADAPATH
- a CDS encoding VOC family protein — its product is MIKPVVVRTHLSLFVRDPEASAAWYADVLGLEVTARGPQWVFLSFGRKHHDLALIRAEEGAQQGGLGLQHYGLEIQGDVDDLRRLYGMLLDKGVKVVKTTDHKVGIGLYFEDPDSNRFELFAETVTDDEEGRRILGEHNAPSEPVELEPLYP
- a CDS encoding amino acid synthesis family protein; the encoded protein is MPVVNFGTYHVRKWFTHVEDVLANETGQAADGSAVRRIVVAAAIHNPYAGRFSEDLSDIVAKSDELGREVGRRAVEAAGGEPIQSYGKACVVGALGEYEHGNAFLTQVFADPVRDAVGGGKSWVPSTGKVGAAGAVIDIPLAHKDALYVRSNYDTISIGFGDAPRPDEVVIAFAFASRGRLHARLGGLTATEVRGEDGLR